In one uncultured Cohaesibacter sp. genomic region, the following are encoded:
- a CDS encoding ABC transporter permease — protein MTDYLTLLSYGPDGWGDEIVSGILITVSLGIATLPFGLVLGFFLALGINSKEKTIQTSAKIFTTIFRGLPELLTLFIVYYGGQILINLLFQKVLGTQIEVNSFVAGMIALSFVFASYSSEVFLSAFKGINQGQYEGAFALGLSWGRTMRLVIIPQLIKLALPGLSNLWLIMLKETSLVSVIGLADTMRQTGLAARNTKEAFLFFSIACLIYLILTFISSVGLEWIEKRVRRGEVRT, from the coding sequence ATGACGGACTATCTCACCTTGTTGTCCTATGGACCGGACGGTTGGGGCGATGAAATTGTCTCGGGTATCCTGATCACGGTGTCTCTCGGGATCGCAACCTTGCCATTCGGTCTCGTGCTCGGTTTTTTTCTCGCCCTTGGCATCAATTCCAAAGAAAAGACCATTCAGACAAGCGCCAAGATCTTCACGACCATTTTCCGCGGCTTGCCCGAACTGCTCACCCTCTTCATCGTCTATTACGGTGGCCAGATCCTTATAAATCTGCTGTTCCAAAAGGTTCTGGGCACCCAGATCGAGGTCAATTCCTTCGTGGCGGGCATGATTGCCCTGTCCTTCGTCTTTGCCTCCTATTCGAGCGAGGTGTTCCTGTCAGCCTTCAAGGGGATCAATCAGGGACAATATGAAGGCGCTTTTGCTCTGGGGCTCTCCTGGGGACGGACGATGCGCCTCGTGATCATCCCGCAATTGATCAAGCTTGCCCTGCCCGGCCTCTCCAACCTGTGGCTGATCATGCTGAAGGAGACGTCGCTGGTCTCGGTCATCGGCCTTGCTGACACGATGCGCCAGACGGGCCTTGCAGCTCGCAACACCAAGGAAGCATTCCTGTTCTTCTCCATTGCCTGCCTGATCTATCTGATCCTGACCTTTATCTCGTCGGTCGGTCTTGAATGGATCGAGAAGCGCGTTCGGCGCGGCGAGGTGCGGACATGA
- a CDS encoding ABC transporter permease, whose translation MKPYISSGIIDARPAPDAVRGKLMTRSRALGLAFLIAWGAFFIGIAWFLYTSYDADYMARYTPKYLTGFWTTLELVFWSLVLGGILSLPIAFGRMSSNRLLHGLSFGYIYFFRGTPLLAQLFLLYYGFGQFRSFWQDVNLWWLFRDSWSIALLSFTLNTAAYQAEILRGAIMNVPRGQVEGAMSLGLPKFVTFFKVILPQALIVALRPYGNEVILMVKGSAVVSIISVYDLMGETRRAFSQTYDFQVYIYAAIFYLVFVEIMRRIWDIVEHRLTRHLRRDNV comes from the coding sequence ATGAAGCCCTATATCTCGAGCGGCATCATTGATGCGCGCCCGGCACCTGACGCGGTCAGGGGCAAACTGATGACCCGCAGCCGTGCGCTTGGTCTTGCTTTCCTGATTGCATGGGGTGCCTTCTTCATCGGGATCGCGTGGTTCCTCTATACGTCCTATGATGCGGATTATATGGCCCGCTACACGCCGAAATATCTGACCGGCTTCTGGACCACTCTGGAACTCGTGTTCTGGTCTCTGGTGCTTGGCGGCATACTGTCGCTGCCGATCGCGTTCGGTCGCATGTCGTCCAATCGACTGCTGCATGGCCTGTCGTTCGGCTATATCTATTTCTTCCGTGGCACGCCTCTGCTGGCTCAGTTGTTCCTGCTCTATTATGGCTTCGGGCAGTTCCGTTCCTTCTGGCAGGATGTCAATCTGTGGTGGCTGTTCCGGGACAGCTGGTCTATCGCCCTTCTTTCCTTCACACTCAACACCGCGGCCTATCAGGCGGAAATCCTTCGCGGTGCCATCATGAATGTGCCGCGAGGTCAGGTGGAAGGGGCGATGAGTCTGGGGCTTCCGAAATTCGTGACCTTCTTCAAGGTGATCCTACCGCAGGCGCTCATTGTCGCGCTCCGGCCCTATGGCAACGAAGTCATCCTGATGGTCAAGGGTTCCGCCGTCGTTTCGATCATCTCGGTCTATGACCTGATGGGAGAGACCCGCCGGGCCTTCTCCCAGACCTATGACTTTCAGGTCTATATCTACGCGGCTATATTCTATCTCGTCTTTGTCGAGATCATGCGTCGGATCTGGGACATCGTAGAACATCGCCTGACACGGCATCTGAGGCGAGACAACGTCTGA